The following are encoded together in the Zingiber officinale cultivar Zhangliang chromosome 8A, Zo_v1.1, whole genome shotgun sequence genome:
- the LOC122011660 gene encoding uncharacterized protein LOC122011660, with protein MKGVNFSCVSPASAAICASIDRRSIVRPTTGQISHIRNPRRAKPIPALASISSPSSSSRSHDHRTRKSLDSAPSELRSQRVSSRHLLHDDSDDDTLTDVVDVLFPTFDSDLPPPLLSLDSSPHYLPVASPALSTVHLRVSLHCKGCESKVRKHISRMAGVTSFNINFEMKKVTVVGDITPLGVLNSISKVKSADFWPSPPSSPSSS; from the exons atgaaaggGGTGAACTTCTCCTGCGTGTCCCCTGCGTCGGCGGCGATATGCGCCAGCATCGACCGTCGCTCCATCGTCCGGCCGACCACCGGCCAAATTTCCCATATTCGAAACCCACGGCGAGCCAAGCCGATCCCGGCTCTCGCCTCGATctcatctccctcttcttcctccagATCCCACGACCACCGAACCAGGAAGAGTTTGGACAGCGCCCCGTCGGAGCTGCGCAGCCAGCGGGTGTCCTCGCGCCACCTACTGCACGACGACAGCGACGACGACACCCTCACTGACGTCGTCGACGTCTTATTCCCCACCTTCGACTCCGATCTCccccctcctctcctctctctcgaCTCATCGCCCCATTACCTTCCCGTGGCCTCTCCAGCTCTCTCGACTGTGCATTTGAGGGTGTCCCTGCACTGCAAAGGCTGCGAATCGAAGGTCAGGAAGCACATCTCAAGAATGGCAG GGGTGACATCGTTTAACATAAACTTTGAGATGAAGAAGGTGACGGTCGTCGGAGACATAACGCCGTTGGGAGTTCTAAACAGCATCTCCAAGGTGAAGAGTGCAGACTTCTGGCCTTCGCCGCCATCATCACCTTCGTCGTCTTGA